A portion of the Mesobacillus sp. AQ2 genome contains these proteins:
- a CDS encoding methyltransferase, which translates to MDKVLVEVFIPASEKSYDVFLPPESKLHEVVFLLAGTMTELSQGYFSATADTILCDRKTGTILNINQTVEEHGLMNGAKLMLI; encoded by the coding sequence ATGGATAAGGTGCTCGTAGAGGTCTTCATCCCCGCCTCGGAAAAATCATACGACGTCTTCCTGCCGCCCGAGAGCAAACTGCACGAAGTCGTCTTCCTGCTCGCCGGCACCATGACCGAACTGTCACAGGGATACTTCTCAGCAACAGCCGACACCATCCTCTGTGACCGCAAAACCGGCACCATCTTGAATATCAACCAGACCGTCGAGGAACATGGGTTGATGAACGGGGCTAAGCTGATGCTGATCTAG